One genomic window of Conger conger chromosome 9, fConCon1.1, whole genome shotgun sequence includes the following:
- the LOC133137781 gene encoding uncharacterized protein LOC133137781 codes for MECPLLIVAVFLSTAPVSRAEEDLFVLKGDSVRLDVKRHEELQFHSISWSVNISKEIVDYIRKRQLIDKYENGIISEFDKKNLSLLLKNVTQNYSGIYTATITDDGGQEKAVATYRLTVQEAPPIPQVSVALLSSDGGVCKVLVNCSAEDTMVSYTCDHAHCTQVENTTSPTGLNLIVTATNDTIHCSSSNRVATKTQSYSTKDICSVPPVAPSPGLSPCALKSVLFSTGLVAMVSAVIAVNVRERCCREK; via the exons ATGGAATGTCCTCTCCTCATTGTTGCGGTGTTTCTCTCCACCGCCCCAG TTTCCAGAGCTGAAGAGGATTTGTTTGTGCTTAAGGGAGACTCTGTTCGTCTGGATGTGAAGAGACATGAAGAACTACAGTTTCACAGCATATCATGGAGTGTTAATATCAGTAAAGAGATAGTGGATTACATTCGGAAACGTCAATTAATAGACAAATATGAAAACGGTATTATATCAGAATTTGATAAGAAAAACTTATCTCTGCTACTGAAGAATGTGACGCAGAATTACAGTGGGATCTACACAGCAACGATAACAGATGATGGAGGACAGGAGAAAGCTGTTGCTACCTACAGGCTCACAGTTCAAG AGGCCCCGCCCATACCCCAGGTGAGCGTGGCATTACTCTCCTCTGATGGAGGGGTCTGTAAGGTGTTGGTGAACTGCTCTGCTGAAGACACCATGGTCAGCTACACCTGTGACCACGCCCACTGCACACAGGTAGAGAATACAACCTCGCCGACAGGACTCAACCTCATCGTCACGGCAACCAACGACACCATccactgcagcagcagtaaccgGGTCGCCACAAAGACGCAATCATATTCCACAAAGGACATCT GTTCAGTGCCTCCTGTAGCACCATCTCCTGGCCTCTCACCGTGTGCACTAAAGTCAGTGCTGTTCTCCACGGGtctggttgccatggtttcgGCTGTCATCGCAGTTAATGTCAGAGagaggtgctgcag agagaaatga